The genomic window acacgtgcaattATGTttaagtgagagaaagacaggagaaaatGTGGAAAGAAAACAGTTGTCATTGTGTGTGGTCGTGTGTACTGTTGTCAGGTCATAAGGTATGTGTTCTTTATGACCTGTTTCCACGGCTATGGGTCAGAGTTAGAACAAAAGGCCAGTCAAGGGGGTACGACATAAAAAGTGCTGGACCAAGCTCATAAAAACCATTCCCCAGTGTCAGTGATAGCAGTGATATTTATCAGTATGACAGCAGCATTTGAACATTTGCAGTCATAGTATGAGACATGACAGTGAATCGTAATTTTAGAAAAGACTTAAAAATAAGCagaaaggtgagagaaagagacagagaagggggggggacagggaaagagagagagagagagagagagagggaaagagagtgagagacagagagggggagagagagagagacagggaaagagagagagagagagagggagagtgagagagagagtgagagagagagagagagcgagagagagagagagtgagagagtgagagagtgagagagagtgagagagagagagagagagtgagagagagagagagagagagagagagagagagagagagagagagagagagcgagagagagagagagacgtggtCAGGTCCGTAGCGGGTGGCCACAGCTGCCCTCACCCGTGAACCcgagtggggaggggggtttcCCGTGAACATGATACTCTGGGAACCACGGTGGTGATCAGGTCGACCCATCTGGGAAACGGTACCCACATCCTCACCGCTGGCATTCCACAGCACGAACTGGCGTTCGGCGCACGCGGGCATCGGCGTTACCGACGCCTCCGCGCTGCCCACACTCGACCCTGAGCCAGTGACGTGTCTCCGCTCGGGCCTTGGGTTTGTTTACGGAGGttgattttcagatttttttccagtCATCTGCACACCGCAGAGTCAGCGTGGTCATGCttcagagggaggagagagagagaaagcacaaatgtttttattccCTGAAAAGAGCAGAATACAGATTCTTAAGGATCCTCTGAGAACATTCTCTCACCATTTTCTGGTCTAATGAACTCTTTGCTGAACTATGCATGCACTCTTCAGTTTGATTCAAATGTCTACACCAGCGTCAAGGAGACAGGGGTTTATAAGCAGCAGTGAGTAATTGTTTAGACTTCAGAAGAGTGTGTTATCCACATTTGCTCATTGTGGCCTCATGATGGTGTCTGAGGTTGTGGATGCATACTGTGAGCTATGGTGAGTGTTACCCAGTGGTTTGGCCAACAGTATAGAGATTATATTAGGAGTCTGATGTAAGGGAGctgagaatgtatgtgtgaactTGCACGTCGCCCTGCGGTTTGTTGTTTGTCACACTGTGTCAACATGACAATATGGTTGGAGAGGGTAGCAGACCATGCTCTGTCTTTGAGGTTTGGCTGGGTCTcttgctgtttgtctctgtatgtgtgtgtgtgtgtgtgtgtgagtgtgtgtgtgttaaatttgGGTGTGGAGgcaagcaagtgtgtgtgtgtgtgtgtgtgtgtgtgtgtgtgtgtgtttttgtatatgcatgtgtgcatgaagGTGAAGTGCCCTTTTtcaggtgtgtgtatttttccagCAATTATAAAAAAGTAATTATAACTTTTCCTCACTGTTTTTAGAATGGAGAGCTTAGGGAGCTTTTCCACACGGAGCACCATTCCAAAAATCATATTAATGTTTTTCCCATGTCTGTGTAAAAAGAAGCCATAAAAGTGAATTCTTTgttaagagaagaaaaatgcatGACACTGGACTCCAGTGCCGTTTATGCGACGTTGTCAAATCTCTTTGATCTCTTGCCTGGTTCTTAACCTCTGCGagaacactgtctctcttctcgGTCTTATTACCATGTGTTATTCTCATTTCTCCACTAGGGGGAGCGAGGCTGCAAGGTCTTAAAATAGGACATTAGCAAACCTAACATTCATTCTtgcaatgttaaaaatgttaagagaaaagcagagattCTCATGCAGAAACagtcgctctgtgtgtgtgaagtacaCTGTAGGTTTTTCTTGAgtttacataactttttttttttccacactgtcTCAAACTAAAccgtatgtcttttttttttttcattcgtaGATTCCATTGAGCCATTTAAAACACGGGAGAACACTGGCAGATCGACTAATCCTTACCTGAGGCTCcacctctgcgtgtgtgtgcgtgtgtgtgtgcgtgtgtgaatgtgtgtgtatgtgtctgtatgtttgtatgtatcgactctgtctgtgagtctgttatTTCGTGGATTAGACCGACCCTGTGTGCGagccatttttttcctcctttgtgcTCCGGTGAGCCTTGGTCactgtgtcagagtgtgagaaTGCGGTCGGTGTGTGTGtcgggtttttgtgtgtgtatctctgtgttgcTCCACTTTGCTATTTCACAGCCGCCCACAGAAAGTGACATCTACACGGTAAGCAGGGAggaaatctgtctgtctgtctgtctgcctgtctgtctgtctgtctgtcttctctctctgtcttctctgtgtgtctgtctgtctgcctctttctctctctcttctctaacTCACTCCCTCTTAGTTATTTTCATACAATAATTTTGTAtgactttttcattttgcatgtcacacacacacacacgtaatatATATCCATATTgcgtaaaaaaagaaaaaaaagaaaaacattttagcaTATCGGATATTGTGTGACTAATATGATTGATTCTCTGTCACTGAAAGTGTCTCTGCTCTTGTAGGAATGCACAGATGGCTATCAGTGGGACCCTCAGACTCAACACTGTAAAGGTATGGTTATGATTATCCTCTTTATACCGGGCCTTGTCCCTGTAAGACTACAGCCCATTTCAGGTCTCTCTTTCATTAATTGTCAAgcacctgattggctgaagaagGTGCGTTATAGAAGGGAGAGACTTAAAATGTGGGCCAGCTAGGAGCAGGGTTTGGGAAATACTATACTTTAAATATTTCTCAGTCATCACACACCTGAAACCGAGTGTAATGAACGCTGTCCTCCTCCACAGATATAAATGAGTGTGAGACGATCCAGGATGCGTGTAAAGGAGAGATGAAGTGCTTTAACCACTACGGTGGCTACCTGTGTCTTCCTCGTTCTGCCTCGGTCATTCCTGCCTCGGAAAGTCCAAATCAAATACATCCAGACCTGGAGAGCCCAGTCAGCGAACCTTACAACCCCTGCCAAGCAGGCTATGAACCCCAGGGAGACAGCTGCGTCGgtgagcgcatgtgtgtgtgtgtgtgtgtgtgtgtgtgtgtgtgagagagtgtgtttgcataGATATGGGACAGGTGGCACActggcctgtctgtgtgagtgtgtatgtgtgtgtccacagagcGCAGGtggcatttggtttgtgtgtgtgtgtgtgtgtgtctgtgtgtgtgtgtttgtgtttgtgtttgtgtgtgtgtgtgttttagcagtCAAGTGGTTTTTGGATGTTGAAAAGAATCAAAAGTTCATTGTTTACacatggatgtgtgtgggagtgtgaaTGCAGACTTGGGCTTAGAGAACAGATTTCACTGTTTGATTCTGAGTATGCCTGGTGGAATGTATTTATTCGGATGGTGGTATCTGAATGAAAACAGGTGGTATGTGGGCCAGAGgtctggtctgttttttttttgttttttttctcgtggACTGTCGTGGGAGAGTTGCTCTTGTGTTGGCAGGGGTCACGTCTGCAGGGGGTCGGAATTTAGTAAGCGCTGGGATTTGCCCAGCTGTTAGAAGCAGTCAAGAAGACTGTAAAGCAGACAGCACATGCTCTCTTTGACTCAGCACTTTGGCAAGATCTGTTCCGACAGCATGACGGCTCATCTCTACTCACATCTCTACAGACAAGCCATTAGCTAATCGTACAAGACACTGTGGAACCACTGAGAATTGGGATTAAGGAATGATTGATATCGTAGAATATATGTGcgtatgagtgtatatatgtatgtgtgtgtgtatgtatgtatctatgtatgtatgtgtgtgtgtatgtgtgtatgtatgtgtatgtgtatgtgtatgtgtgtgtgtgtgtatgtatgtgtgtgtatgtatgtgtgtgtatgtatgtgtgtgtgtgtatgtgtatgtgtatgtgtatgtgtgtgtatgtatgtgtatgtgtgtgtatgtatgtgtgtgtatgtatgtatgtgtgtgtgtatgtgtatgtgtgtgtatgtatatgtatgtatgtatgtgtgtatgtgtatgtgtgtgtatgtatgtatctgtgtggcTGGCTGATACTTCCCGATCAGAGTTAAAAGAAGAGAGCTGGATGTTAGTCTATCTTCAGACAAGCTTTCGGCAGTGCTTCTCTCACAACCGGTTTGTGCTTGAGGTACCGTATAGGTGTCGCCCATCACGTCATGGGATCGGTCCTGTCAAACTGACAGAAATCTATTAAatttcatgaataaaaataacattgaaacaTTGAGTCCTGGAGATCGGTCTCATGGTTCAGAAAagttaaaatcatttttgaagACATAATGTCTGAAGAGTCAGGAAATGAGGATCTTCAGACAAATCAATGACACATGAGGCCAGTGCCTCCACACTCTCTGTATAGATATCGTTGTGTAAGTGGGTCTGAGTCAGGGAACAGGTCATTCCGCACGATCACAGACTGAGAGCAGTGTACTCAgcctttcagccaatcagagtctgGTCAAATTTGCAATCCATTAAGAAGAACAGTGGCCAGCTGTCAGTAATGACTTATGCATCAGACGAACACTTGAGCTTTTGTCTAAGATTAATGTCAGTAAACCCCACCCTGTCCACAGGTCCTTtcaatatgattaaaaaaagtcacagtttttattgtgtttagagGTCCTAACAGTGTATCACAATATGGTATTCGGTGATTGGTTaagaacactgtctgttttttttttgtttttttttaaattgtgtcaGTTGTCTGCAGCAGGAGTGTTAAGGTACTGAGAATGAACTGGACCAGTGGGTCTAGATTGTCCTAATCAAGAGCGTGTAACAGACTGTTCCTTGGGAGTAAGACACACCAAAAAGTCATTCTTAAACCCATTTCAGAGAGGGTCTCTAAGACCATATGTAACAAAAAGCACACTCTCAGTTGTTTGTGTCCATTGCGGTGGAGGTGTGTCGTCTATTTTGCCCTGATTTTGTCGATGTTGTGCGATCCGCAGATGTGAACGAATgcgagagagacacacatgacTGCCAACCCAGTCAGGAGTGCATCAACACAGACGGCGGTTTCACTTGCCAGTGTCCTGATGGGTATCGTAAAGTGGGCAGCGAGTGTATTGGTGAGAAAATGATGCCTTCCCTTCCTGTTTACATaacaggcccccccccccccccccccccaccctgttTATAAGGGTAACAAGCCTCTGATCCATGATCGGGTGGGTGGCATAGCAGACcacttttatatttatttgatttatttgtttttgtttgacaagGACGTTGCACGCTCATCAACATTTATGTGGAGGCGTTTATGTAAGAGTGTCAGATTTAGATATAATGCTAATTTTCATCTGTTCTCCCTGTGTAGACCAATATGACGAAAGGGAAACCATTGCTGTTAGTCTTTTACAGCTTCTCACTAGCAAAGTTCAGTCATATAAGTTCATACACAGTATCTTTTAAACCTTTCATTTCAGTAACACAGTATCTTTTAAACCTTTCATTTCAGTAACAAAGTATCTTTTAAACCTTTCATTTCAGTAACACAGTATCTTTTAAACCTTTCATTTCAGTAACACAGTACCTTTAAAACCTTTCATTTCACATAGTAACATAGTATCTTTtaaacttttcatttctgtaacaTAGTGCTTTTCAACTTGTTAATGCCATCTCCAGCACTGAGaagaaaatcaatgaaaaaaatatttactttgATAGTCATTTAAGGTCAGCTTGTATGTCtgttcaagtttatttatgtaaatttatttatttatctatttttttattaGTACGAGGGATACACATAAATGCGGGacttcatttttctgtcttgtcttgttttgccCTCAGACATCGATGAGTGTCGATACAGATACTGCCAGCATCGATGCGTTAACGTCCCTGGTTCCTTTTCCTGCCAGTGTGAGGCCGGTTTCCAAATTGCCTCCAACAACCGCTCCTGCATTGGTGAGCCTACCCACGTgaaaacacccacacacgctGATCTGCTCTATGAGTCATAGGTCAAACCACACCCACGAACAAACTACCTCACAGGACATCCACTACTCCCTCAAAAATGAACTTCTAAAGAAACCGGAATTGCATAGCTGAGGGATTactgtaaaagaaagagaatgtgttttttgttttgttttgtttttttcactgggaTTCCACAATCACACTGGCATTTTCCGTTTGAGGCAaatggagaaatggagaagTGTTTTGCAACACTTCATTGGGTGTGAGAACCAACCTACACATTGTCAATTTATCTTCTAGAATCTGTTCAGTAAATCTTCTAGAATTTGCATGTTCCTGCTGTGGTCCTCCGTGAAGAATGTGTGTGGGCTGCTATTATCACGGCGAATGAGGGATGCGCTGCATGTCACGCGTCCGCGCCAACCACGTcgctgtctctccctgtcttgcAGATGTGGACGAGTGTGACATGGGCGCCCCCTGTCAGCAGAGATGTTATAACACATATGGCACGTTCCTGTGCCGTTGTGAGCAGGGCTATGAACTGGGTCCCGACGGGTTCACGTGTAACGGTAAGAGGGACAGATACGTCTGGTCAGGGGGCCGGCGTGGACAAGCCACCTCCCCCTGGTTGTCCCCCACAGATGCTGGGCCTGAGTCTGTCCACTGACCAGCAAGTAAAACTCCTCTGAGAAGTATACAGATGGCAATTGCAACGTTTGACTTAATTTtctcacccccccaccacacttttttttctctcacacactctctctctctctctttctccccgcAGACATAGATGAGTGCAGCTATTCCAGTTACCTCTGCCAGTACCAGTGTATAAATGAACCGGGGAAGTTCACGTGTGTTTGCCCAGAGGGTTACCAGCTTCTGGGAACTCGTCTGTGCCAAGGTTGGCTTCTCACCTCGTCCCTTGCGTCACACGTTCCATCATTCCGATCGATTTTTCCCCACCGTAAAAAGACGCGGACCTGCACGGTCGTTTCTTTTTCACGttccttttttcatatttaatccATCTTTTTCCCGCCTCTGCTTTCAAACTCCTCTGTTTTAGTTATCCGTCCATCCTTATTTTCACTTGTAGATATTAACGAATGCGAGACAGGgacacacaggtgcacagaTGGTCAAACGTGTGTGAACATTCATGGTGGCTATCAGTGTGTTGACACAAACCGTTGCAAAGACCCCTACATGCAAGTGTCTGACAGGTGAGTAAACCACACTTCAAACACTGCGCAGATGtttgcaaacacaaacaatcagggtcacacgcatgcatacatatacaagATTGAAATTACTAACATGTTTTTCCTATTATACAAACTATGCTTTTCATGCAAATACCTCAGTCTTTCTTTATGGCACACCGAGCATAATTGACATTATTTCTCTGATTACTCTGATTGTTTTTCCATGTTTCGGTCCAGCTTCTCAGTCTGGACTGTTTAGCGTGTTTCAGTGTAATCAACGTTATTCAACAAATTTGAAATGGGGAACAGGCGGTCAGGCATGCTAAAGTTTATGAAAAGGTTTTAAGCCTATCCAAAATCAATCCACCCGGTATGCCTTTTGAGTTCAGATAACGGTAAATTGTGGCACATTATTTGTGAAAGAACACACTCTAGTGGTTAATATTGACACTACAGCTCTGAGTTGATCAAAACGTTAGCACGTTTGTTAGCGATACTGATTTTTCTTCGGTCATGACTGGATGCACAAGTTGACTGTCAGAGCTATTCAAGTTTTAGACTTCACGCTTTAGTTTTTTGAATGAAAGTCACAACAGCTGTCGCAAAACAAAACGATGAACACTCGGTTCATTTCAGCTTATTTAAGTTCAGTTATGTTTAGATCCATTTCATTTTATCCCAATGCCTGTATGTTCTTTCTTGTGTAAATGGATGCAATAGAACTAAGTTCATGTGATTCCCTGACCTCCCCCGGTAGTCGCTGCGTGTGCCCCGTCACTAAACCTGCTTGCCGTGATTTGCCCTTCTCGATCGTCCATCGCTACATGAGCATAACGTCTGAGCGGTCCGTACCTTCCGACATCTTCCAAATCCAGGCCACGAGCATCTACCCCGGGGCTTACAACACTTTCCGGATCCGTTCAGGAGACGACAACGGGGACTTCTACATCAGGgtacaagaataaaaaaataatattaatattaatattaatctactgtgtaaaatatgaaatatatgtatGGTGAAGTGTTGGTTGGACTTGGGggcaattttcttttcttctctttgttttgtgtgtgtgtgtgtgttcgagtgCTGTTTTTGAGTGTTCCACTTGAACTAACCAGacggactctttttttttgttaagttcTGAAAATGAAGTtatcaaaaaatattttctatttAAGAGGAACAAAAAGAGTGTTCAATGGACTGAGACGGAATTGTTAAACCAATTCCTGCCTCGTGTAAACAGATGCATTTCATTGTTGCAATTTTCGTTTCTTTGACGGTAACTGTCAGTTCAGTAGAGAATAAGGGAGTTTCTTTTCTATCCCTGCTACACTCGTATGTTAAACGATTTTTTCCTACAAGCGACTGTTTCATCGGCTCTCATCAGGCAATGCAAATAGCGCTCAAACATATGGTGCAGCTAAAAACGATTTTAAAAGATACACATGTATTATTCAACTAGCAAAATGTTTAGTATGCGATAGCTTATATCAGCCTCAAGATGGTTAACTATTATGGGAATTAATATTTCAATTTCACTGGTTTTTGTCCCTTTCAGCAAATCAACAACGTCAGTGCTATGTTGGTCCTTGCACGTGCCGTCACGGGACCCAAAGAGTACGTGCTCGACTTGGAAATGGTTTCTGTCAACCCTCTTATCAGCTACCAGAGCAGTTCTGCTTTACGTTTGTCAATCTACGTCGGGGAGCACGCCTtctaaaagagagagtgaaagagagagagagagcgaggaagagaaagagatgttcAGTGTAAGGGGAACAGGAGAACGAAATAAagggaaaatattaaaaagtggaaaaaaaaataccccaccAGAGGTCATGCACATAGAGTGTTTGACACATCTCCAAACTGTCTCATAAACAATAAAGCAACCCCCCGAAAaacgtaacacacacatctgatttgTTCAATTAAAAATAGTCATAAACGATAGGATCAAAAGCTCATACACCACAAAAGCTTATCTCATTGTGTCATTTGAAATATGCTAATAAAACCAACTGCACTATGATTTGAGATCTGCTGTACAACCTACATAATCAtggtctgtctttctcctgctGTGCCAAGCTCCATAGCATAAGATAACATTCAAAATGACGTTAAACTTGTAAGAACAAGGCCTGCAGTGgagttgttttttctttttttctttttctttttttttggcctgtttctctctcctcctggcCTAAAATTCATTCCATTGCTACCATTCATCTTCCTTCTTCTTCGTGTAGACGGAGCAGTTGCAGCTATGGTTAAAGTGAGAACCAGTATACCATGTAGAATTTCGTTACCGTAGCAACACCAGCAGTGACTGTTTACAAAGCAGATTCTTATGTAATTTCCTATGTCCATGtattttaatgttctttctttACTGACTGTCGTTACACAATGACCACTCAGACCTCTGTTTTCCCGTGTCATTCCACATACATCAGAAATGTTACTAATGCTCACATAGCTTTTTATCTGTAGTTCTGTAGTTCCTTATTTTTTGTGCCATATTGTCCCTTACTGTCAATGTCGTGCTTACATGTCTTTGAAATTCATTCTGTAATAAAAACGATATACTGCCATATTTCGATGGTGGGTgagtacattttgtttttcacccaATTTTGCTACCATTTCTTTAccgcttttttctctctctctctctctctctctctttctgtgctttTCCCTCCTCCTACCCATCAATGctatttctctcctctttttcttcttcacattATGCCTACTTAACCTTTCCAGAAGTTTCTCCCCCCTGAGTCATCTAAAGATAGGTTGGGTAAGGAGTCCTGCTGTGGAAGGGTCTAACCCTGAGGCTGCATGTTCATCTGCAGTAGAGGACTGGCTTAGAGAGCCTATCTACAAAGACCTCAGGCGTACAAGCTTTATTGAGAAGGATCAGGGtcccacaataaaaaaaaaaaaaaaagaatatcaggaagaaaagaaaatccagaACAGTTGAAGTcgaatgcatttaaaaaaaaagaaagaaaaagttatcAGAATTCCTGTCGGATTTGAATACTGCTactcctcaccccccccccccccccctcctcccaaccccccacccccctagaAACTCTCAAAGGGAGCTTATCCGAAAGTTTCAGGCCTGATCTTCTGAgtgagaggcaaagagaaagcCCCCTCAGGCGCTGAGCAGAGGAAAGCCTGATAGATTCTTGAGGGAGAGCTGACATCGTGTGGATTATCACTGATGACAAAATGTAGAGCAGCTATGTAGGGATCACAGTGAATCCACATATGAAATTATTTGTAAACGGAAAAAAGGTTCTGCTCTTCAGAAATCAAATACAGTTCATTCAGGTATGTGCTATTTTCTCTACACAAAAATGCAAACAGCCAGTACAGTATAATATCCATATTTAAAAGGGCCGTCCATCACAAAGCTATATAAGGAACCTATATAGCTTTATGGTGATGTGACATCTGAACTTATGAATGCGTTCATAGGCACAGTAGTATTTCCTATCAAGGTTTAAACTCATTGTGCATCTCAAATATGGTTAAATGCAGATCTGAGCTATTCAGGTGCATTCAGAAACAGCGGTAATGGGTTTTAATGAGATGATGGTTTGCAACGCCTGTGTTTTAGCCGATTCAGTAACACGATCAAAGCTATGCACTGACTGCAACAGTGATTCCCttacagataaaaacagatggATAACCCTTCAATTTTGCTCCCAGTAGCTTATTGCTCTTCCTaacgctcacatacacacacacacacacacacagaaactcacatgaaaacatacactgTCCTCACATAAGGTCGATGACTCATTCAGAGGAAAATCTTACATAATTAAGCCTGGGCGTGCAGTTGCTAAGTCACCACTTGGGGGCAGTATAGCACACAAATTCAGCATAGCGACAAAAATAGAAACGACCGGAGGAAATAGAATCTTGCTACTGGTTTTGTAACCTAATTGACCAGTGAACTCGGTTTCCTTCTTCCTGTCCTTGAACTGCTGAGCTTGGCTGGTggaaaacctcacacacacacacacacacacacacgcacacgcacgcacttgAACAAACGAAtgcacagacatatatacattCACAGATCTGCCTCTTTCAATAATGTACCGGTCTCCATAACAGACAGTGCTGTTCAACATCTGAGCTAACCTGGTGGAAAAATTAACCAccggtcagacagacagaaattagtgcacaccaacactcacactcacacacacacacacacacgcacacacacacacacacacacacacacacacacacacacacacgcacgttcCAGATGGCACCAGCAGGTTGTTTCAATCAGTGCATGCTGATAAAGATCATGACAGAGAGGAGTAAatggagggaggaggtgagatgggaggtgtgtgggtgagagtggGACACACTCGTGCCGTTTCCTGCTGGAACGCAgacaaaccacccccccccccccccaccccccgtccgACTGTGTGACTGAAACAAAAGACCGGGCTGTGCTGTACCAACTCAGCGGGCACATGGAAGAGGAAGTGGGAGCGTGGTGCCAACATGCCCccgcatgtgtgagtgtttgagcctgaaggtgtgtttgtgtgtgtaagtagaATAATGGAAAAATTTGAGTTTGTGGTGGAAGATTCCAGAGCTTTATGTTATGTGATTGTGGACAGGCTTGTGTTGTGGGTATGTTTATATAAAAACATCAataataagtaagtaaataaataataatataatcagAGATTCAATCATTCAAAGTCTCTGTGAgcgtgtggtgtagtgttgtgtgtgtgtgtgtgtgtgtgtgtgtgtgtgtgtgcgtgcatgcgtatgttTGTTGTTAAAGTGGGGGTGTGAACGTGTTGGTGGGTCTGTCTCTGGCATCTGTAGCCATAAATGAGCTCACCCCTGGGTCAGCCCACACAGGACAGTGTGGGTGAGAAagtatgggaaaaaaaagggagaacagGGAGGTACAGTATGGGCATGATTGCCTTCCAACATCTCTGTACCATAAAAACCACCAGCTCAGCAAGTGGCCAGCAGAATAGCAGTCTGACCATGCCAAAAAAAGTCCTGTGGTAACACACCTATTCCCCTCTTGAACATGACGCCTCTACTCAAAGAACTTTGGCCAGGAGGAACCCAGCGTCCTGTCCCGATACTCTTACGTGACTTATCTACCTCTGTGTTCTTCTACGCCAACGTTGTTTCAATCGGCCCGGGAATGCTAACGCTCTCTCAAACATCACACAAGTGCCTTACAAATCTGCCATTAATTCTGATCCCTGATCCAAAGTGCGATGAATCCTGTTAATTAAAAGGtaaggtcacaaggaaagggAGCAATGAGGAGTattgggacagggcccagtTATCCATGTTTTTCCTTTAGTCGGGTGTGGCGTAACGTTAATGCTAACAGTAGCATTGCCTATAATTGTTTAATGGTGTCCTGTCCTCTAAGAAGTGTCCACGTGTCAAGAGGAAGTGATGTAAGTCACAGTGGTGCAGCACTGCTTCATTCCCACCGTGAAGGCCTGTCTCTAGAATAATCTCTCAAGAATGCTTCCCGTACTGACAGATCAGAGGAgcgggagagaggaaggggaaggagaagaaaaagaagaagaagaagaagatgaaaaaagaacCCCTGATCTAACTGACATCCGTGGTTTGAATTCTTACCTTTTTTCAGCAACTGAAAACTCAGCCATAAGAAGAATCATAGAAGAGGCACAGAGtcatgttgccatggcaatgagagtttatttatttatttatttgtttgtttccttgcagagttttctgtgtgtgtgtgtgtgtgtgtgtttgtgtgtgtgtgtgtgtgtgtgtgtgcgcgtgcgtgcgtgtgtgtgaccatTCTCTAGAATTGAAGTGCATTTGCCCCCGTGCATGTGAAAAAAGTAGCGCGCACATCAACCCACTTCTTTTTGCTgactctcattttcattttcattttcattttcttt from Chanos chanos chromosome 2, fChaCha1.1, whole genome shotgun sequence includes these protein-coding regions:
- the efemp2a gene encoding EGF-containing fibulin-like extracellular matrix protein 2a — translated: MFVCIDSVCESVISWIRPTLCASHFFPPLCSGEPWSLCQSVRMRSVCVSGFCVCISVLLHFAISQPPTESDIYTECTDGYQWDPQTQHCKDINECETIQDACKGEMKCFNHYGGYLCLPRSASVIPASESPNQIHPDLESPVSEPYNPCQAGYEPQGDSCVDVNECERDTHDCQPSQECINTDGGFTCQCPDGYRKVGSECIDIDECRYRYCQHRCVNVPGSFSCQCEAGFQIASNNRSCIDVDECDMGAPCQQRCYNTYGTFLCRCEQGYELGPDGFTCNDIDECSYSSYLCQYQCINEPGKFTCVCPEGYQLLGTRLCQDINECETGTHRCTDGQTCVNIHGGYQCVDTNRCKDPYMQVSDSRCVCPVTKPACRDLPFSIVHRYMSITSERSVPSDIFQIQATSIYPGAYNTFRIRSGDDNGDFYIRQINNVSAMLVLARAVTGPKEYVLDLEMVSVNPLISYQSSSALRLSIYVGEHAF